From Bacillus basilensis, a single genomic window includes:
- the cbpB gene encoding cyclic-di-AMP-binding protein CbpB, whose product MISIPKDEFQQIFVKDLIISSEKVAHVQIGNGLEHALLVLVKSGYSAIPVLDPMYKLHGLISTAMILDGMLGLERIEFERLEEMKVEQVMKEDIPVLKLEDSFAKALEMTIDHPFICAVNEEGYFEGILTRRAILKLLNKKVRQHNR is encoded by the coding sequence ATGATTAGTATTCCGAAAGACGAGTTTCAACAAATTTTTGTGAAAGATTTAATCATTTCATCAGAAAAAGTAGCACATGTCCAAATAGGGAATGGTTTAGAGCATGCGTTACTCGTACTTGTGAAATCTGGATATTCGGCGATACCTGTTTTGGACCCGATGTATAAATTGCACGGATTAATTAGTACTGCTATGATTTTAGACGGTATGTTAGGGCTAGAACGCATTGAGTTTGAAAGACTTGAAGAAATGAAAGTAGAACAGGTGATGAAGGAAGACATTCCGGTACTTAAGTTAGAAGATTCGTTTGCAAAAGCTTTAGAAATGACAATTGATCATCCTTTTATTTGCGCTGTCAACGAAGAGGGGTATTTTGAGGGGATTTTAACACGTCGAGCTATTTTAAAATTGTTGAATAAAAAAGTAAGGCAACATAATCGATAA
- the abbA gene encoding antirepressor AbbA, whose product MKREFVLTEEEESLLLDILFQQNYASEILSVELTDIENGLKKTDVMQYKKITRLFYRLKNKGY is encoded by the coding sequence ATGAAAAGGGAATTTGTTTTAACTGAAGAAGAGGAAAGTTTGTTACTAGATATTTTATTTCAGCAAAATTATGCGAGTGAAATTTTATCTGTGGAACTTACAGATATTGAGAATGGTTTAAAAAAGACAGATGTGATGCAATATAAAAAAATCACAAGGTTATTTTACAGATTAAAAAATAAAGGGTATTAA